CCCACGCCCTGGGGCACCTGGCTGTCCTGCGAGGAGTTCGACGGAGGCCGCGTCTTCGAGTGCGATCCGCAGCAACCCTCGCAGGGCGTGAGCCGTCCAGCCCTGGGCACGTTCGCCCACGAGGCGGTCGCGGTCGATCCGGACGGCCATCGCCTCTACCTGACGGAGGACCGGACCAACGGGCGCTTCTACCGTTTCACGCCCTCCTCATGGCCCTCGCTGTCGGGAGGCATCCTGGAGGCGGCCCGCTTCCGCTCGGATCCCTTCGCGGGCGGCCCGGTGAGCTGGGTACGGGTCTCCTCACTGCTGCCCGCCTCCCTGCAGCCCTCCGCGTTCCTGACCACGGTGTTCAACGGAGGCGAGGGGTGCTGGTACGACTCGGGCACCGTCTACTTCACCACCAAGGGCGACAACCGCGTCTGGGCCTACACCGTGGCCAACTCGCGCTTGGAGGTCCTCTACGACGATGACCTCTACCCGGGCTCGCCGCTGGGCGGCGTAGACAACGTGGTGGTCTCCCGGTCGGGCGATCTCTACATGGTCGAGGACGGAGGGGATCTCCAGGTGTGCCTCATCACCCCGGAGCGCATGGTGTCGCCCTTCCTTCAGGTGCTGGGCCAAGAGGGCTCGGAGCTCACGGGCCCCGCCTTCAGCCCGGATGGCCAGCGGCTCTACTTCAGCTCGCAGCGGGGGAACAACGGGCTGGGCCTCACCTATGAGGTGACGGGCCCCTTCCGCTGACAGCCCTCCTGCTCCGGTGCGCGGCCCTCGGGCGGCACCGGGGCGCGGGGGCCCCGCCGGAACAGTGACGTCAGTTCACCGGGGCCGGGCCACGGCGGAAAGGTGTCAAAGGACTCGTTCCGCCCTCCCCCACAAGTCGTCTGACACGTGGAAGCGGGCTTGGGGGAGCGCTCCAGCCACGGAGGCAGGAAGCTCCGGCCCAGGCCCACCAACAAAAAGCGCCGGGGCTCCTTGAGGACGGCGACCACGGAGACCATCTCGCGCCGTTCAAGCGGCCCCACTTTTTTGAAAGTCGTATCGTCCACCCAACCTGTTCGGTGCTCTAGAGGTTCCTATCAACAATCTCCCGAACAGTCTGGCTCTCCGCGTAGTACTTGGAGAGTTTGCCGCTTTTGTACAGCTCGGCGAGCGCGGGGTCGCGTGCCAGCCAGTATTCAAGGTCCATGGGCCAGCCCTCCTTCGCCACGCGGAGTGCCTTCTTGTCGTGCTCCAGCGTCCACTCCACCTCGTCCACAAGCGATTCAAGGAACTTGGAGATAGACGTCGTCAGCACCAGCACCCCTGGCTCACGCACATTGCGCAGGACTGCCACGGGATGTGTCCCCGCGCTACCGGGGAAATCCGACAA
The window above is part of the Cystobacter ferrugineus genome. Proteins encoded here:
- a CDS encoding alkaline phosphatase PhoX — encoded protein: MSSVNRRHFLRWSMLGGGALALGPAFWRRAYASPAGPGPSPYGPLSDTPDGNGLLLPAGFSSRLLARSGAPVPGTSYPWHVNPDGGACFATPEGGWVYTSNCEFIPGGTSAIRFNGNGDIVDAYSILSGTLVNCSGGPTPWGTWLSCEEFDGGRVFECDPQQPSQGVSRPALGTFAHEAVAVDPDGHRLYLTEDRTNGRFYRFTPSSWPSLSGGILEAARFRSDPFAGGPVSWVRVSSLLPASLQPSAFLTTVFNGGEGCWYDSGTVYFTTKGDNRVWAYTVANSRLEVLYDDDLYPGSPLGGVDNVVVSRSGDLYMVEDGGDLQVCLITPERMVSPFLQVLGQEGSELTGPAFSPDGQRLYFSSQRGNNGLGLTYEVTGPFR